One window of Nisaea sp. genomic DNA carries:
- a CDS encoding class I SAM-dependent methyltransferase, protein MPEIDLLRALPKTKRNLQQRTVGKDPEVVRLSKQFGEHYFDGPRKYGYGGYRYDGRWQPVARDIVAHYGLKPGMRVLDIGCAKGFLVKDLLDACPGLEVFGLDISEYALKHCPPEVAERLHLGNCEALPFPDGSFDLVLALDVIHNQKREGAIRALREIGRVGKGKAFIRVDSYHTPQQKAVFEDWVLTAEFHDYPDGWLSLFEEAGYKGDWAWTIIA, encoded by the coding sequence ATGCCTGAGATCGACCTTCTGCGCGCGCTGCCGAAAACCAAACGAAACCTGCAGCAGCGCACTGTCGGCAAAGACCCGGAGGTCGTCCGGCTCTCCAAGCAATTTGGTGAGCATTATTTCGATGGGCCGCGAAAATATGGCTATGGCGGCTACCGTTATGACGGACGGTGGCAACCGGTCGCCCGGGATATCGTTGCGCATTACGGACTGAAGCCGGGCATGCGGGTACTCGATATCGGCTGCGCCAAGGGTTTTCTGGTCAAGGATCTGCTCGATGCCTGTCCCGGACTTGAGGTTTTCGGCCTCGATATCTCGGAATACGCCCTGAAGCATTGTCCGCCGGAGGTGGCAGAACGGCTGCATCTGGGGAACTGCGAAGCTTTGCCGTTTCCGGACGGGAGCTTCGATCTCGTTCTGGCGCTGGATGTGATCCACAACCAGAAGCGGGAAGGCGCGATCCGGGCGCTCCGCGAGATCGGCCGGGTCGGCAAGGGTAAGGCGTTCATCCGTGTGGACTCGTATCACACGCCGCAGCAGAAAGCCGTCTTCGAGGACTGGGTGCTGACGGCGGAATTCCATGATTACCCGGACGGCTGGCTCTCACTTTTCGAGGAAGCCGGGTACAAAGGCGACTGGGCCTGGACGATTATTGCCTAG
- a CDS encoding nucleotide sugar dehydrogenase gives MANGLKKPVIGFAGMTHLGLNSAVAVADLGFEVIGFAETEEEASRLRQAELPVVEPDLPEMLAANKDRLTFTVQVSDLGRADIVYISVDVPTDDEGQSDLTRIRALLDRIIPELGPDALLVVLCQVPPGFTRALDFPAERLFYQVETLVFGRAIERARYPERYIVGCADAALRLPEAYTALLGAFDCPILPMRYESAELAKISINCCLVASVSTANTLAELCERIGADWSEIVPALKLDRRIGQYSYLTPGLGLSGGNLERDLATVIRFAEANKTDAGVVEAWVSNSTWRKDWPYRTYRDLIRPMLGDSPRLAVLGLAYKENTHSLKNAPSLVLLDNLGGDAEIAVYDPVVKADVLPDLTHCESALEACRDADVLFLTTPWPEFRELDASRLAGVMRGRAVVDPYGLLDRDNARGARFAHFVLGRSLGTD, from the coding sequence ATGGCGAACGGTTTGAAGAAGCCTGTCATCGGGTTTGCCGGAATGACCCATCTCGGTCTGAACTCTGCCGTCGCCGTCGCTGATCTTGGCTTCGAGGTGATCGGCTTCGCCGAAACGGAGGAAGAGGCAAGTCGGCTCCGTCAGGCAGAGCTCCCGGTCGTGGAGCCCGACTTGCCCGAGATGCTGGCCGCGAACAAGGACCGTCTGACTTTTACAGTACAGGTCTCCGATCTTGGCAGGGCCGATATTGTCTATATCTCGGTCGACGTGCCGACGGATGACGAGGGGCAATCCGATCTGACCCGGATCCGGGCTTTGCTGGACCGGATCATCCCCGAGCTTGGACCCGATGCCTTGCTGGTCGTTCTCTGCCAGGTGCCACCGGGTTTCACGCGTGCGCTGGATTTCCCTGCAGAGCGCCTTTTTTACCAGGTTGAGACGCTGGTCTTCGGCCGGGCAATCGAGCGGGCACGTTATCCCGAGCGCTATATTGTCGGCTGTGCCGATGCGGCGCTGCGGCTGCCGGAAGCCTATACGGCACTGCTCGGCGCATTTGACTGCCCGATCCTGCCGATGCGGTATGAGAGCGCGGAGCTGGCGAAGATCTCGATCAACTGCTGCCTTGTCGCCTCAGTCTCGACGGCGAATACATTGGCAGAGCTGTGTGAGCGGATCGGTGCTGACTGGTCGGAGATTGTCCCGGCGCTGAAGCTCGACCGGCGGATCGGCCAATATTCGTACCTCACGCCGGGCCTCGGCCTATCCGGCGGCAATCTGGAGCGCGACCTCGCGACCGTCATCCGCTTTGCCGAAGCGAACAAGACAGACGCGGGCGTGGTCGAGGCCTGGGTGTCGAACAGCACGTGGCGCAAGGACTGGCCTTACAGGACGTACCGGGATCTGATTCGTCCGATGCTGGGTGACTCTCCGCGCCTCGCCGTGCTGGGGCTCGCCTATAAGGAAAACACCCACTCCCTCAAGAATGCGCCATCTCTGGTTCTGCTCGATAATCTCGGCGGCGATGCCGAGATCGCCGTGTATGACCCGGTGGTGAAAGCTGATGTGCTGCCGGATCTGACACATTGCGAAAGTGCTCTGGAGGCCTGCCGGGATGCCGATGTGCTGTTCCTGACCACGCCGTGGCCGGAATTCCGGGAGTTGGATGCCAGCCGTCTTGCAGGAGTGATGCGGGGGCGTGCTGTGGTCGATCCCTACGGTCTACTCGACAGAGATAATGCACGCGGGGCGAGATTCGCACATTTCGTACTGGGCCGATCATTGGGAACTGACTGA
- a CDS encoding SDR family oxidoreductase: MLKHLNETDVLPGRVAVIGGAGFVGGAVVGSLRKEGVAVASIGRSDVDLLATDAADKLAGLLEPGDTVVFVSAMAPVRNVVMLRDNMTIVANVIEALRAKAPAHLINVSSDAVYRDVLYPMSESAAAEPASLHGAMHLAREVALAAELDVPLGIIRPTLIYGASDPHNGYGPNRFMRLAIANEEIRLFGEGEERRDHVLVDDVADLIRRMVLHRSTGVINAATGSVHAFRDIVETVVRLSGSSSAIVGQARQGAMPHNGYRPFDPANVARAFPDFRFTSLEEGLKKTLASGMRDA; encoded by the coding sequence ATGCTGAAACATCTGAACGAGACCGATGTGCTTCCGGGGCGTGTCGCGGTTATTGGCGGTGCTGGCTTCGTTGGTGGAGCAGTGGTCGGTTCGCTGCGGAAGGAAGGCGTTGCGGTGGCCTCCATCGGCCGGTCCGATGTCGATCTTCTTGCCACTGATGCAGCGGATAAACTGGCCGGGCTGCTGGAGCCGGGCGACACGGTCGTCTTCGTTTCCGCTATGGCCCCGGTGCGGAATGTTGTCATGCTGCGCGATAACATGACGATTGTCGCGAACGTCATCGAGGCTCTGCGCGCGAAGGCGCCGGCACATTTGATCAATGTCAGTTCTGACGCGGTCTATCGTGACGTGCTTTATCCGATGTCGGAAAGCGCCGCCGCCGAGCCGGCCAGCCTGCATGGGGCCATGCATCTGGCCCGGGAAGTCGCGCTGGCGGCCGAGCTCGATGTGCCGCTCGGCATCATCCGGCCGACCCTGATTTACGGGGCGTCCGATCCGCATAATGGCTATGGCCCGAACCGCTTCATGCGGCTTGCGATAGCTAATGAGGAAATCAGGCTTTTCGGAGAGGGCGAGGAGCGTCGCGACCATGTCCTTGTCGATGATGTTGCGGATCTGATCCGCCGGATGGTCCTCCACCGCAGCACCGGCGTAATCAACGCCGCGACCGGTTCCGTTCATGCCTTCCGTGATATCGTGGAAACCGTTGTCCGGCTCTCTGGTTCGTCGAGCGCGATTGTCGGGCAGGCGCGACAGGGCGCCATGCCGCACAATGGCTACCGGCCGTTCGATCCGGCCAACGTGGCCCGCGCTTTTCCCGACTTCCGGTTCACGTCTCTTGAAGAAGGCCTGAAAAAGACGCTGGCGAGCGGGATGCGCGATGCCTGA
- a CDS encoding transaldolase has product MSERKSFLAPVSVSGLSVAVYADGADLATIAARAKDPLIKGFTTNPTLMRKSGIQNYERFAKDALALVDGRPISFEVFADDFSTMEKQARRIASWGSNVSVKIPVTNTKGESATSLIRLLSAEGISVNVTAIMTAAQVQAVSAALHADTPAIVSVFAGRIADTGCDPVPVMQHCKNLLGDKPAAKLLWASPREVLNLFQADTAGCDIITVTDDLLTKLVNIGKDLDAFSLETVKMFFDDATSAGYSIVTD; this is encoded by the coding sequence CAAATCCTTCCTCGCCCCGGTTTCCGTTTCCGGCCTTTCCGTCGCGGTCTATGCAGACGGGGCCGACCTCGCGACCATCGCGGCGCGCGCCAAGGATCCTTTGATCAAAGGTTTCACGACGAATCCGACCCTCATGCGCAAGAGCGGTATCCAGAACTATGAGCGCTTCGCCAAAGACGCGCTCGCTCTGGTCGATGGGCGGCCGATCAGCTTTGAGGTATTCGCTGACGATTTTTCGACAATGGAAAAACAGGCCCGACGGATTGCATCCTGGGGAAGCAATGTTTCGGTCAAGATCCCGGTAACCAACACCAAAGGCGAGTCCGCAACGTCGCTGATCCGCCTGCTGTCCGCTGAGGGCATCTCGGTAAATGTAACAGCCATCATGACTGCGGCGCAGGTCCAGGCTGTCAGTGCGGCTTTACATGCCGACACACCTGCCATCGTCTCCGTCTTCGCCGGACGTATCGCCGATACCGGCTGCGACCCGGTGCCCGTAATGCAGCACTGCAAGAACCTTCTCGGTGACAAACCGGCGGCGAAACTGCTCTGGGCAAGCCCGCGCGAAGTACTCAACCTGTTCCAGGCCGATACAGCCGGCTGTGACATCATCACGGTTACGGATGATCTACTGACGAAGCTGGTTAATATCGGCAAGGATCTGGATGCATTCTCACTTGAGACGGTGAAGATGTTCTTCGATGACGCAACGTCGGCTGGCTACAGTATTGTCACCGACTAG
- a CDS encoding alpha-ketoacid dehydrogenase subunit beta gives MTREIKYFEALREAQAQCLESDRDVVVMGLGVPGPTGVFGTTKNLVDDYGPDRVFDMPSSENAMTGMLLGASGNGMRPIMVHMRVDFAVLSMEPLVNQAAKWHYMYGGKMRAPLTVRMIIGQGWGQGPQHSQALQAWFAHIPGLKVIMPTTAHDAKGMLIAAVRDDAPVISIEHRWLYGVSGAVPEEMYETPIGKARIMRPGKDVTIVAASYASLLALRAAEMLADAGIDAEVLDLRTITPLDRQSIVESVRKTGRLVVADTGTAEFGISAEIVCAAVEGASESLKTAPRRVGLPSVPTPTSPALSEHFYPRAINIAEAAAATLGAKIQFTEPETGKWHDVPDPSFTGPY, from the coding sequence ATGACCAGGGAAATCAAATATTTCGAAGCCCTGCGCGAGGCCCAGGCGCAATGCCTGGAGAGCGATCGGGATGTTGTCGTCATGGGACTCGGCGTGCCCGGCCCGACCGGTGTCTTCGGCACCACCAAAAACCTCGTCGACGATTACGGCCCTGACCGTGTTTTCGACATGCCGTCTTCCGAAAACGCCATGACCGGCATGCTGCTGGGGGCCAGCGGCAACGGCATGCGGCCGATCATGGTGCATATGCGGGTTGATTTCGCGGTGCTGTCCATGGAGCCGCTCGTCAATCAGGCGGCCAAATGGCATTACATGTATGGCGGCAAGATGCGAGCACCGCTGACGGTCCGGATGATCATTGGTCAGGGCTGGGGCCAGGGCCCGCAGCATTCACAGGCACTGCAGGCCTGGTTCGCACATATTCCCGGCCTCAAGGTCATCATGCCGACGACGGCGCATGATGCCAAAGGCATGCTGATCGCCGCCGTGCGTGACGATGCGCCGGTGATTTCGATCGAGCATCGCTGGCTCTATGGCGTCAGCGGCGCCGTGCCGGAAGAAATGTACGAAACTCCGATCGGCAAGGCTCGCATCATGCGGCCGGGCAAAGATGTCACTATTGTGGCCGCTTCCTATGCAAGCCTTCTGGCATTGCGGGCAGCGGAAATGCTGGCCGATGCCGGGATTGATGCCGAGGTTCTGGACCTGCGCACCATCACGCCGCTGGACCGGCAGAGCATTGTCGAGAGCGTCCGCAAGACCGGCCGGCTCGTTGTTGCCGACACCGGCACCGCCGAGTTCGGCATCAGCGCTGAAATTGTCTGTGCCGCCGTCGAGGGCGCTTCGGAGAGCCTGAAGACTGCACCGCGCCGGGTCGGCCTGCCCTCCGTGCCGACACCGACATCACCGGCCTTGAGCGAGCATTTTTACCCCCGCGCCATCAATATCGCGGAAGCGGCGGCGGCAACACTCGGCGCCAAAATCCAGTTCACCGAACCGGAAACCGGTAAGTGGCATGACGTGCCGGACCCGAGCTTTACCGGGCCTTATTGA
- a CDS encoding SDR family oxidoreductase encodes MANRFKKVLVTGGAGYVGSLLIPQLLDQGYEVVSYDIQFFGDDFLPKNDPKLTSVKGDIRDTAALSAALKGCDAVINLACISNDASFELNESLSETINFDAFEPMVIAAKAAGVKRFIYASSSSVYGVSDQPDVKEDHPLLPLTLYNKFKGMCEPLLFKHQTPDFVCVTIRPATVCGYGPRQRLDLSVNILTNHAINNGKITVFGGDQLRPNLHIQDMCNLYKMLLEVEDEKIAGETFNAGYQNQSIMDIARIVKKVVEQEMPELGDIELVTTPSDDNRSYHINSDKIADKLGFRPAHSIEDAVRDLVKAFKADKLPEPMTDDFYYNVKRLKAINAS; translated from the coding sequence TTGGCAAATCGATTCAAGAAGGTCCTGGTTACGGGTGGGGCCGGATATGTGGGAAGCCTGCTGATCCCCCAACTGCTGGATCAGGGCTACGAAGTCGTCTCCTACGACATTCAATTCTTCGGTGATGACTTTCTACCGAAGAACGATCCCAAGCTGACCTCCGTCAAAGGCGACATCCGCGACACGGCGGCTTTGTCAGCAGCCCTCAAGGGCTGCGATGCGGTGATCAATCTCGCCTGCATCTCCAACGATGCCAGCTTCGAGCTGAACGAATCTCTGAGCGAGACCATCAATTTCGACGCCTTCGAGCCGATGGTGATCGCCGCCAAGGCCGCTGGCGTGAAGCGCTTCATCTATGCCTCCTCCAGCTCCGTCTACGGCGTCTCCGACCAGCCCGACGTGAAAGAGGATCATCCGCTGCTGCCGCTGACCCTCTACAACAAGTTCAAGGGCATGTGCGAGCCGTTGCTGTTCAAGCACCAGACCCCGGATTTCGTCTGCGTGACAATTCGCCCAGCCACGGTTTGCGGTTACGGTCCGCGCCAACGCCTGGATCTCTCGGTCAATATCCTGACCAACCATGCCATCAATAACGGCAAGATCACCGTGTTCGGCGGCGACCAGCTGCGTCCGAACCTGCACATTCAGGACATGTGCAATCTCTACAAGATGCTGCTTGAGGTCGAGGACGAGAAAATCGCCGGTGAGACATTCAATGCCGGCTACCAGAACCAGTCGATCATGGATATCGCCAGGATCGTCAAGAAGGTGGTCGAGCAGGAAATGCCGGAGCTTGGGGACATCGAACTGGTTACCACGCCGAGCGATGACAACCGCTCCTACCACATCAATTCTGACAAGATCGCGGACAAGCTCGGCTTCCGCCCGGCCCACTCCATCGAGGATGCCGTCCGCGATCTCGTCAAAGCGTTCAAGGCAGACAAGCTGCCCGAGCCGATGACTGATGATTTCTACTACAATGTCAAAAGGCTCAAGGCGATCAACGCATCCTGA
- a CDS encoding thiamine pyrophosphate-dependent dehydrogenase E1 component subunit alpha, whose amino-acid sequence MTPEAAIGGNARPEVEARQELYRSMLRTRRVEEAIVDRYAEQEMRCPVHICIGQEAPPTGVSAHLQKQDHVYSAHRSHGHYLAKGGDMPAMIAEIYGKADGCAVGKGGSQHLIDLDAGFICSAPILASTISVGVGDAWAARQRGEDRVIVIYFGDGSTEEGAFHEAMNFAGVNKLPVVFVCENNLYSVHTLLETRQPENQTVRRLGPPNGMESFDGDGNDVEEVWRLAEYAVNKARNGGGPTLLEFHTYRWMEHCGPLDDTHLGYRSAEELESWKTRCPVDNYRDRLIEDGSVDQAWLDSAEKTLHREIEAAFTAAKNSPFPDAEELFRHVYPE is encoded by the coding sequence ATGACGCCGGAAGCTGCAATCGGCGGAAACGCCCGTCCGGAAGTTGAAGCTCGGCAAGAGCTCTATCGCTCCATGCTGCGCACGCGCCGCGTCGAAGAAGCCATCGTCGACCGCTATGCCGAGCAGGAAATGCGCTGTCCGGTGCATATCTGCATCGGGCAGGAAGCGCCGCCGACCGGCGTCTCCGCGCATTTGCAGAAGCAGGACCACGTCTACAGTGCGCATCGCAGCCATGGCCATTATCTGGCCAAGGGCGGCGACATGCCGGCGATGATCGCGGAGATCTATGGCAAAGCCGACGGCTGTGCCGTTGGCAAGGGCGGCAGCCAGCACCTGATCGACCTGGATGCCGGTTTCATCTGCTCCGCGCCGATCCTCGCCAGCACGATCTCGGTCGGCGTCGGCGATGCCTGGGCAGCCCGGCAGCGCGGCGAAGACCGCGTCATCGTGATCTATTTCGGCGACGGCTCAACCGAGGAAGGCGCCTTCCACGAGGCCATGAACTTCGCCGGCGTGAACAAGCTGCCGGTCGTCTTCGTCTGCGAGAACAATCTCTATTCGGTGCACACATTGCTGGAGACCCGCCAGCCGGAGAACCAGACCGTGCGGCGCCTTGGCCCGCCAAACGGGATGGAGAGCTTCGACGGAGACGGCAACGACGTGGAAGAGGTCTGGCGGCTGGCGGAATATGCCGTGAACAAGGCCCGGAACGGCGGCGGCCCGACGCTGCTCGAATTCCATACCTACCGCTGGATGGAACATTGCGGCCCGCTCGACGATACCCATCTCGGCTACCGTAGCGCCGAGGAACTCGAGAGCTGGAAGACCCGCTGCCCGGTCGACAACTATCGCGACCGGCTGATCGAAGACGGCTCTGTCGATCAGGCCTGGCTGGATAGCGCGGAAAAGACTCTCCATCGCGAGATCGAAGCCGCCTTCACTGCCGCCAAGAACAGCCCTTTCCCAGACGCGGAAGAACTCTTCCGCCACGTGTATCCGGAATGA
- a CDS encoding Gfo/Idh/MocA family oxidoreductase, protein MRALVVGLGVQGHKRRRVAGADCVGTVDPFHDEAGFRTLESVPLDHYDAALVCTPDEPKFELLKYLLGNGKHVLVEKPLWFSGEAEMDVLAGLAASSGAVCYTAYNHRFEPHFVRMRELIASGTLGQIYRCRMFYGNGTARLVRDSAWRDMGAGVLPDLGSHLLDTARFWFGDIADDFRIVSADCFENAAPDHVVIASGGAGPRIELEMSLLSWRNHFICDVFAEHGTAHIESLCKWGPSRFVHRRRVLPSGRPPEEAVTLVQDDPTWEAEYTHFKALCAAKGASNLENDRWLYRALGRLSSEIAGDA, encoded by the coding sequence ATGCGTGCCCTTGTCGTTGGCCTTGGTGTTCAGGGCCACAAGAGACGCCGTGTTGCGGGAGCCGATTGCGTCGGAACCGTAGATCCCTTTCATGATGAGGCTGGTTTCCGGACCCTCGAAAGCGTCCCGCTGGACCATTACGATGCGGCGCTAGTCTGCACGCCGGACGAGCCCAAGTTCGAGCTGCTGAAATACTTGCTCGGCAACGGCAAGCATGTGCTGGTGGAGAAGCCGCTCTGGTTTTCCGGCGAAGCCGAGATGGATGTGCTTGCAGGGCTGGCTGCGTCTTCAGGTGCGGTCTGTTACACGGCCTACAACCATCGTTTCGAGCCGCATTTTGTCCGTATGCGCGAGCTGATCGCGTCCGGCACTCTGGGTCAAATCTACCGCTGCCGGATGTTTTACGGAAACGGTACGGCGCGGCTTGTGCGCGACTCGGCCTGGCGGGATATGGGCGCTGGCGTGCTGCCGGATCTCGGTAGCCACCTACTCGATACGGCGCGGTTCTGGTTCGGTGATATCGCCGATGATTTTCGTATCGTCTCGGCTGACTGTTTCGAGAATGCGGCGCCGGATCATGTGGTCATCGCCTCGGGCGGGGCTGGCCCCCGTATCGAGCTTGAGATGTCGCTGCTGTCCTGGCGAAACCATTTCATCTGCGATGTGTTTGCCGAGCATGGCACGGCGCATATTGAATCGCTGTGCAAATGGGGGCCGTCGCGCTTCGTGCATCGCCGCCGGGTGCTGCCCAGCGGCAGGCCGCCGGAAGAAGCTGTGACGCTGGTTCAGGACGATCCGACCTGGGAAGCCGAATACACTCATTTCAAGGCGCTTTGTGCGGCCAAGGGAGCGTCCAATCTGGAGAACGACCGGTGGCTCTATCGCGCGCTGGGGCGGCTTTCTTCTGAAATCGCGGGAGACGCGTAA
- a CDS encoding GDP-mannose 4,6-dehydratase, whose protein sequence is MTKTYAILGGGGSFGIHAAKYLLDNADPKKVIGIGRNPLRPEPFSLDIESHPKYEYHARHITYELDLLLELLDEKKPDVVVCFAAQGEGAVSWKHSWRFFETNCVGLSHLTEELAKRDYLERFIQIGTSELYGSVEHAAKEDDPIRPSSPYSASKAAFDLHLMAVSKHLSFPMNILRPCNAYCPGQLLHRVIPRTIVMAKKGEKLPLHGGGKAEKSYIHARDLGRAIHLVAEKAPLGTVYNAGSAEPTSIRRVVELCADALGKPFEDICEVAGERLGQDSRYWLDSSAIKRDVGWEAEISWEQGLAEMVEWADTYWDQIKDWPTGYTLRG, encoded by the coding sequence ATGACAAAAACCTATGCAATTCTCGGCGGCGGCGGCAGCTTCGGTATCCATGCCGCGAAATACCTGCTCGACAATGCCGACCCAAAGAAAGTGATCGGTATCGGCCGCAACCCGTTGCGGCCGGAGCCTTTCTCGCTCGATATCGAGAGTCACCCGAAATACGAATATCATGCCCGCCACATCACCTATGAGCTCGACCTTCTGCTTGAGCTGCTGGACGAGAAAAAGCCGGACGTCGTCGTCTGCTTCGCCGCGCAGGGCGAAGGCGCGGTTTCCTGGAAACATTCCTGGCGCTTCTTCGAGACCAACTGCGTCGGCCTTTCGCACCTGACCGAGGAACTGGCCAAACGCGACTACCTTGAGCGCTTCATCCAGATCGGCACCTCCGAGCTTTACGGTTCGGTCGAGCATGCGGCAAAGGAAGACGACCCGATCCGCCCATCGAGCCCTTATTCAGCGTCGAAGGCAGCATTCGATCTGCACTTGATGGCCGTCTCGAAGCATCTGTCCTTCCCGATGAACATCCTCCGGCCCTGCAATGCCTATTGTCCCGGCCAGCTTTTGCACCGGGTCATCCCGCGGACCATAGTGATGGCTAAAAAGGGCGAGAAACTTCCCTTGCATGGCGGCGGCAAGGCGGAAAAGTCCTACATCCATGCCCGCGATCTCGGCCGCGCCATCCATCTGGTTGCAGAGAAGGCTCCACTCGGCACCGTCTACAATGCGGGCTCGGCCGAGCCGACCTCGATCCGCCGCGTCGTCGAGCTCTGTGCCGATGCGCTTGGCAAACCGTTCGAGGATATCTGCGAGGTTGCCGGTGAGCGTCTCGGACAGGATTCCCGCTACTGGCTCGACAGCAGCGCCATCAAGCGCGATGTCGGCTGGGAAGCAGAGATCAGCTGGGAGCAGGGTCTCGCCGAAATGGTCGAGTGGGCCGACACCTACTGGGATCAGATCAAGGACTGGCCGACCGGTTACACGCTGCGGGGGTGA